One window of the Actinomyces procaprae genome contains the following:
- a CDS encoding glycosyltransferase 87 family protein yields MESLKRALASPAATLIGWAALALSIYPTLWGKDGTATFKLDAWIYHHAVAQWHAGGDLYDWYANPDQHLWPFTYTPFAAWVMTPLTWWPDRATQVALVVATPLCAALTAWAVLRALGARNSVARGAAPWLALAAVLLAEPIPKSMEYGQVNAVLMALVALDLLVMPPDSRARGALSGLAAAFKLTPAVAVLVLLARREWRAAATMVGAALGVTALCWLVSPAESARFFLSAMWDSSRAGFTDYSGNQNLKGLVARWLPMPAWDAAWALLAVAVVGLAWLLLVRLNRLRPPRPGDADAASPRPAAPRADGVVLTAQVAVAMTLGLLISPISWSHHWVWCLPALMGLVAAGLEWRSPSLLTAAAAGAAVFGLSMQWWFPEQNHVEQDWPFWATVVGSSYTWWALVAGVVLWREAGRHIDRPRHVTTTDLST; encoded by the coding sequence GTGGAGTCCCTCAAACGCGCGCTCGCGTCGCCGGCGGCCACCCTGATCGGCTGGGCGGCGTTGGCACTGTCCATATACCCGACCCTGTGGGGCAAGGACGGCACCGCCACCTTCAAGCTCGACGCCTGGATCTACCACCACGCCGTCGCGCAGTGGCACGCCGGCGGCGACCTGTACGACTGGTACGCCAACCCCGACCAGCACCTGTGGCCATTCACCTACACCCCCTTCGCCGCCTGGGTGATGACGCCCCTTACCTGGTGGCCGGACCGCGCCACGCAGGTGGCGCTGGTAGTCGCCACGCCGCTGTGCGCCGCGCTCACCGCGTGGGCCGTGCTGCGCGCCCTGGGGGCGAGGAACAGCGTCGCCCGGGGCGCGGCCCCCTGGCTCGCACTGGCCGCCGTGCTGCTGGCGGAACCGATCCCCAAGTCCATGGAGTACGGGCAGGTCAACGCCGTACTCATGGCACTGGTGGCCCTCGACCTGCTGGTGATGCCTCCCGACTCACGGGCACGCGGCGCACTGTCCGGCCTGGCGGCCGCGTTCAAGCTGACTCCGGCGGTTGCCGTGCTGGTCCTCCTGGCGCGGCGCGAGTGGCGGGCGGCCGCCACCATGGTCGGCGCGGCACTGGGGGTGACGGCGCTGTGCTGGCTGGTGTCGCCCGCGGAGTCGGCGCGGTTCTTCCTCTCCGCCATGTGGGACTCCTCCCGCGCCGGCTTCACGGACTACTCCGGCAACCAGAACCTCAAGGGCCTGGTGGCCCGCTGGCTGCCGATGCCGGCCTGGGACGCCGCCTGGGCGCTACTCGCCGTCGCCGTCGTCGGCCTCGCCTGGCTGCTGCTGGTGCGACTGAACCGGCTGCGTCCGCCCCGCCCCGGCGACGCGGACGCCGCCTCCCCCCGCCCGGCCGCCCCACGCGCCGACGGCGTCGTCCTGACGGCGCAGGTCGCGGTGGCGATGACGCTGGGCCTGCTCATCTCCCCGATCTCCTGGTCGCACCACTGGGTGTGGTGCCTGCCCGCGCTCATGGGACTGGTGGCTGCGGGCCTGGAGTGGAGGTCGCCGTCGCTGCTGACGGCGGCGGCCGCCGGGGCAGCCGTATTCGGCCTGTCCATGCAGTGGTGGTTCCCCGAGCAGAATCACGTTGAGCAGGACTGGCCCTTCTGGGCGACCGTGGTGGGATCGTCCTACACGTGGTGGGCGCTCGTGGCCGGCGTGGTGCTGTGGCGGGAG